A genomic window from Sphingobacterium spiritivorum includes:
- a CDS encoding VOC family protein produces the protein MQKLKNHSKMANVNPVGWFDINVANLDRAKKFYETVFNLKLTDAPIEWGKQSFFPFSPESHDISGALVEKADFVPSSNNTVVYFETEDNIAEEQRIEAAGGKVVQPKMNIGEFGFISIFIDTEGNTIGLHSRK, from the coding sequence ATGCAAAAACTTAAAAATCATAGTAAAATGGCAAATGTAAATCCAGTTGGTTGGTTTGACATCAATGTGGCAAACTTAGACCGAGCAAAAAAATTCTACGAAACAGTTTTCAATTTAAAGCTGACAGATGCACCCATTGAATGGGGCAAGCAATCATTCTTCCCTTTCAGCCCTGAAAGCCACGACATTTCAGGTGCATTAGTGGAAAAAGCTGATTTTGTTCCAAGTAGCAATAATACGGTTGTCTATTTTGAAACCGAAGACAACATTGCAGAAGAACAAAGAATTGAAGCAGCAGGTGGAAAAGTAGTGCAACCTAAAATGAATATTGGTGAATTTGGTTTCATCTCAATTTTCATTGACACAGAGGGCAATACTATTGGACTTCATTCACGTAAATAA
- a CDS encoding urea transporter translates to MLRKFEIRNGVVEKLIYSMLIVLKGLGQIMLQENAVTGLLFLIGIFYGSFIMGAAALLAVVCGTTTALLLKYEKSEIDKGLYGFSAALVGVAAILFLKHVLISWIIIIIGSALATVLQHLFIKRKIPAFTLPFVLVTWIILLFANNYFAGIISELPVATASTNNNFTFVFKGYGQVIFQDSLVSGMLFFLAVFIGSPISALYGLAGAMLSAVIAFNLSAPASDISLGLFSYNAVLCAIVFAGNQIKDGFWVLIAVLLSLAISFLMLKFNIIQLTFPFVLASCITLLFRKYLGKSIQKEKINQNTQH, encoded by the coding sequence ATGCTTAGAAAATTTGAAATAAGAAATGGAGTAGTCGAAAAGCTCATTTATTCAATGCTTATTGTGCTAAAAGGACTTGGACAAATAATGCTCCAGGAAAATGCCGTTACAGGATTACTTTTTCTCATTGGCATTTTCTATGGTTCATTTATAATGGGTGCTGCTGCGCTTTTAGCAGTAGTGTGTGGAACTACTACTGCCTTACTGCTGAAATATGAAAAATCAGAAATTGATAAAGGACTTTACGGTTTTAGTGCGGCATTGGTTGGTGTTGCAGCCATACTATTTCTAAAACACGTTTTGATAAGTTGGATAATTATTATTATCGGCTCTGCGTTAGCAACTGTGTTGCAGCACCTTTTTATAAAACGAAAAATACCTGCTTTTACACTGCCTTTTGTTTTGGTAACTTGGATTATCCTTTTATTTGCCAATAATTATTTCGCAGGTATAATTTCAGAACTACCAGTGGCAACTGCCTCTACTAATAACAATTTTACTTTTGTTTTCAAGGGCTATGGACAAGTAATTTTTCAAGATAGTTTAGTTTCTGGGATGCTCTTTTTTCTCGCAGTATTTATTGGTTCACCAATTTCTGCATTATATGGACTTGCTGGAGCAATGCTATCCGCTGTTATTGCATTCAACCTCTCTGCACCTGCTAGCGACATAAGCCTTGGACTATTTAGTTATAATGCTGTATTGTGCGCTATTGTGTTTGCAGGCAACCAAATTAAAGACGGATTTTGGGTTTTAATTGCCGTATTACTTTCGCTTGCCATTAGCTTCTTAATGCTGAAGTTTAACATTATCCAACTTACGTTTCCTTTTGTTTTGGCATCTTGCATTACTCTCTTATTTAGGAAATATCTTGGTAAATCAATACAAAAAGAAAAAATTAACCAAAATACTCAACATTGA
- a CDS encoding TfoX/Sxy family protein, with protein sequence MAYDTNLADRVREYLAEIPEIEVEEKLMFNVLNFMVNGKTCVCVSNEKLMLRFGPSRQEELYEKDGYETMLMKGKEYKGYCYINPDGFKNRKDFEFFLTICLEYNKVAKSSKKRKMK encoded by the coding sequence ATGGCTTACGACACAAATCTTGCTGACAGAGTCAGAGAATATCTTGCTGAAATACCAGAAATAGAAGTTGAAGAAAAACTAATGTTCAATGTTCTAAACTTTATGGTCAACGGAAAGACTTGCGTTTGTGTAAGCAATGAAAAGTTAATGTTGCGTTTTGGCCCAAGCCGACAGGAAGAACTTTACGAGAAAGATGGTTATGAGACAATGTTGATGAAAGGTAAAGAATACAAGGGCTACTGTTATATAAATCCTGACGGGTTTAAAAATAGAAAAGACTTTGAATTTTTCTTAACCATATGCCTTGAATACAATAAAGTCGCAAAATCATCTAAGAAACGAAAGATGAAATAA
- a CDS encoding recombinase family protein codes for MKKADLYIRVSTDEQADKGYSQRDQEERLKRYCTTNKITIGQVIYEDHSAKTFNRPEWIKLLNNLKKKSSKTNLILFTKWDRFSRNAGDAYQMISTLNKLGVEPQAVEQPLDLTIPENKMMLAIYLAAPEVENDRRALNTFYGMRRARKEGRLMGKAPFGYINRSKEDGRKYVALKDPEASVMQWAFNEIAKGILAADQVRQKMNTLGATKLSRSAFHVAIRNPLYYGKIFIAKFQDEEAHLVQGQHEPLISKELFNKVQLILDENKRAERPNTKILSDVNLPLRGFLVCSECGRNLTGSASKGRTNRYYYYHCLSSCGFRQKAELANDIFEKGIRQFELNDGVKSILKKLLLDNYKKFIQNPINEKKRIAQEIDRLNAKLSIARNKLLSETIDDEEYLEIKKECREKIEHLEEQLSKDNSDNKGTNIDKTLERALHSIVNIPKLYSEGSIQTRRAIIGSIFPEKLEFDGKTYRTTRMNVIAHHIFQINNGLLQKRTGQTKIYFICPV; via the coding sequence ATGAAAAAAGCAGATTTATATATACGTGTTTCTACAGACGAGCAGGCAGACAAAGGATATTCGCAACGCGATCAGGAGGAACGTCTGAAGAGGTACTGTACGACTAATAAGATTACTATCGGACAGGTTATTTATGAAGACCATTCTGCCAAAACCTTTAATCGTCCTGAATGGATAAAACTGCTAAACAATCTGAAAAAGAAAAGTTCCAAAACCAATCTAATTCTCTTTACCAAATGGGATAGGTTCAGCCGTAATGCAGGTGATGCTTATCAGATGATTAGTACGCTAAACAAATTAGGTGTAGAACCGCAAGCTGTAGAGCAGCCTTTAGATCTTACTATTCCCGAAAACAAAATGATGCTGGCTATTTATTTAGCAGCACCCGAAGTAGAAAACGATCGTAGGGCATTGAATACTTTTTACGGGATGCGCAGAGCAAGAAAAGAAGGTCGTTTGATGGGCAAAGCTCCTTTTGGATATATCAATAGAAGCAAAGAAGATGGCAGGAAATACGTTGCATTAAAAGATCCGGAGGCATCAGTTATGCAATGGGCTTTTAATGAAATTGCAAAAGGTATACTTGCTGCTGATCAGGTAAGGCAAAAGATGAATACTTTAGGTGCGACGAAATTAAGCCGAAGTGCTTTCCATGTCGCTATCCGAAATCCATTATACTACGGAAAGATATTCATTGCAAAATTTCAGGATGAAGAAGCCCATTTGGTACAAGGTCAACACGAACCACTCATAAGCAAAGAACTTTTCAATAAAGTACAACTGATATTAGACGAAAACAAAAGAGCAGAACGTCCGAATACTAAAATACTTTCAGATGTCAATCTTCCTTTGAGGGGTTTCTTGGTCTGTTCTGAATGCGGACGCAATCTTACAGGCAGTGCTTCCAAAGGAAGAACGAACCGTTATTATTACTACCATTGTCTTTCTTCGTGTGGCTTTCGTCAGAAAGCTGAATTAGCCAACGACATTTTTGAAAAAGGTATACGCCAATTCGAGCTGAACGATGGCGTAAAAAGCATTCTTAAAAAGCTTTTATTGGACAATTATAAAAAGTTTATACAAAATCCAATTAACGAAAAGAAAAGAATTGCACAGGAAATAGACCGCCTTAACGCAAAGCTATCCATAGCACGGAACAAACTGCTGTCCGAAACTATCGATGATGAAGAATACCTCGAAATCAAAAAAGAATGCAGAGAGAAAATTGAACATCTGGAAGAACAATTGAGCAAAGATAACTCTGACAATAAGGGCACCAATATTGACAAAACGTTGGAAAGAGCGTTACATAGTATCGTAAATATCCCGAAACTATATTCCGAAGGCTCAATCCAAACGAGGAGAGCAATCATTGGTTCGATATTCCCTGAAAAATTGGAGTTTGACGGAAAAACATATCGAACCACCCGAATGAACGTAATCGCACACCATATCTTCCAGATAAACAACGGATTACTCCAAAAAAGAACAGGACAAACGAAAATATATTTCATTTGTCCTGTTTAG
- a CDS encoding helix-turn-helix domain-containing protein: MDLNPKTYEPNIELTEFVKRYWTLDGEKENIPIKNTIVPDGTMKLIFHYGDTYKHHSQNGEITVLPKCFLIGQLTKPYVIEPVGVTGSFVVQFKPNGFLPFTSIPIKELENTAVPLDILFGEDGIKLGNQILTEKSTPERIQIVEGFLLKQLADRKNIDNIVKSTIETIFSTNGHFSVNEFSKNNNINRRQLARKFSSAIGLSPKQLAKTIRMQTTLKVLLNEEVTKLTDLAYENEYFDQAHFIKEFKEFTGLTPKDFFGDDLKMSLIFDKK, from the coding sequence ATGGACTTAAATCCGAAAACATACGAGCCAAATATTGAACTGACAGAGTTCGTTAAAAGATATTGGACACTAGACGGTGAAAAGGAAAATATACCAATCAAAAACACCATCGTGCCAGACGGAACAATGAAATTGATTTTTCATTATGGCGACACTTATAAACATCATTCACAAAATGGCGAGATAACCGTTTTACCAAAGTGCTTTTTAATTGGACAACTGACAAAGCCCTATGTAATTGAACCAGTTGGTGTAACGGGCAGTTTTGTTGTTCAATTCAAACCAAATGGGTTTTTACCTTTTACATCAATTCCAATCAAAGAATTAGAAAATACCGCAGTTCCATTGGACATTTTATTTGGAGAAGACGGCATAAAACTTGGCAATCAAATCTTAACCGAAAAATCTACACCTGAAAGAATTCAAATTGTTGAAGGCTTTCTTTTAAAACAATTAGCCGACAGAAAAAACATTGACAATATCGTAAAATCAACTATTGAAACCATATTCAGTACAAATGGACATTTTTCGGTAAATGAATTTTCAAAAAACAATAACATAAACCGAAGACAACTAGCACGGAAATTTTCTTCAGCCATAGGGTTAAGCCCAAAACAACTTGCAAAAACGATTAGAATGCAAACAACATTGAAAGTATTATTGAATGAAGAAGTTACAAAACTAACTGACTTGGCTTATGAAAACGAATATTTTGACCAAGCCCATTTTATAAAAGAGTTTAAAGAGTTCACAGGTTTGACACCAAAGGATTTTTTCGGTGACGACTTAAAAATGTCATTGATATTTGACAAAAAATAG
- a CDS encoding tyrosine-type recombinase/integrase: MEIPPVGKGVLSKLSPVNAREFQRMKEVLQMKAYSPNTIKTYMVEFAQLLYVVKDVPVDSLGYDRLRAYILYCINTLKISESQLHSRLNAIKFYFEQVLHKPDFFAEIPRPKRRSTLPKVLSQKEVKRIFNTVRNRKHLLMLQLCYGMGLRVSEVVNLKVSDIDSGRMQVLIEAGKGKKDRYVPLPTAVLDLLREYYKAYRPKTYLFEGQYGGRYSVRSVQAVFKNAMKAAKVNRPIGIHGLRHSYATHLLEYGTDISFIQQLLGHNDIKTTMLYAKVGNAQLNAIKSPLDRML; the protein is encoded by the coding sequence ATGGAAATCCCACCGGTTGGGAAAGGGGTATTGTCCAAATTGTCACCCGTGAATGCACGGGAGTTTCAACGTATGAAAGAGGTGTTGCAGATGAAAGCCTACAGCCCGAACACCATAAAGACCTACATGGTCGAATTTGCACAGTTGCTGTATGTGGTGAAAGATGTGCCCGTTGATTCGCTGGGCTACGACCGTCTCCGTGCTTACATCCTTTATTGTATCAATACATTGAAGATTTCGGAAAGCCAGCTGCACAGCAGGCTCAATGCCATCAAATTCTATTTTGAACAGGTACTCCATAAACCGGATTTCTTTGCTGAAATCCCACGCCCAAAGAGGCGGTCCACTTTGCCAAAGGTGTTGAGCCAAAAGGAAGTGAAACGGATATTCAACACGGTACGAAACCGGAAGCATTTGCTGATGTTGCAACTGTGCTACGGAATGGGGCTGCGAGTAAGTGAGGTTGTCAATCTGAAAGTGAGTGACATCGACAGTGGACGGATGCAGGTACTCATCGAAGCGGGCAAAGGAAAGAAAGACCGGTATGTACCGCTACCGACCGCAGTGCTGGATTTGCTGCGGGAGTATTATAAAGCGTATCGTCCTAAGACTTATCTTTTTGAAGGTCAGTACGGAGGGCGGTATTCCGTCCGCAGTGTCCAAGCTGTGTTCAAGAATGCGATGAAGGCCGCAAAGGTAAACAGGCCGATAGGGATACACGGTTTGCGGCATAGTTACGCCACGCATTTACTGGAATACGGCACGGACATTTCATTCATACAGCAGCTACTTGGTCACAATGACATCAAGACTACGATGCTTTATGCAAAAGTCGGCAATGCGCAACTAAATGCAATCAAAAGTCCGTTGGACAGGATGTTGTAG
- a CDS encoding mechanosensitive ion channel family protein, with amino-acid sequence MRNLLTKIITMLMLSCSIASYGQTDSIVQKNDSINNIALHEYNQKLAEVEQHRIADSIKKIELESQLLKLKTTDNFQKEELLQQLKSIEENEKSRIEDKKRHIDSLRNTAKGYPVFGVMKDTLFLVYSKIGASTPKERAINISRKIDKLYEDDFFKTDSILVVKSENTYDIVYGEIILMSISENDAIWYGRSMHELAQSFKESIKNSIVEAKNENSWLKIIVRIGLVLLVIAIAWGLIWLTGKGYSRLLLFINAKKDKWLKDLSYKDYTFLTAEQEMQVILFLIKIFRWFVYAILLYFTLPIIFSIFPFSRDWADALFQLIWSPFKGVLIAVWEYLPNLFSILVIYFVMKYVIRFVRYIFHEIEAEKLKISGFHADWAMPTYSIVKFLLYAFMFVLIFPYLPGSDSNIFKGVSVFIGVLFSLGSSSAIANMVAGLVITYMRPFKIGDRIKIGDVTGDVVEKTLLVTRIRTIKNEVITIPNSSVLNGNTTNYSSEAIEKGLIIHTTVTIGYDVPWKDMHQALIDAALRTNLILDEPKPFVLQTSLEDFYVAYQINAYTREAGKQALIYSNLHQNIQDICNERGIEILSPHYRAARDGNMTTIPADYLPNDYKAPSFNVKVETSNDK; translated from the coding sequence ATGAGAAACCTTTTAACAAAAATAATAACGATGCTTATGCTCTCATGCAGCATTGCATCTTATGGACAAACAGACAGCATAGTTCAAAAAAATGACTCAATTAATAATATCGCCCTGCATGAATATAATCAAAAACTTGCAGAAGTTGAGCAGCACCGTATTGCAGATTCGATAAAAAAGATTGAACTGGAATCTCAACTACTAAAATTGAAAACGACCGACAATTTTCAAAAAGAAGAATTACTGCAGCAACTAAAATCAATTGAGGAAAACGAGAAAAGCAGAATTGAAGATAAAAAGAGACATATTGACTCATTGCGAAATACAGCCAAAGGTTATCCTGTTTTCGGAGTAATGAAAGACACGCTGTTTTTGGTCTATTCTAAAATTGGAGCTTCCACTCCAAAAGAAAGGGCAATAAATATAAGCCGTAAGATTGACAAACTTTACGAAGACGATTTTTTTAAGACTGATTCTATTCTGGTTGTAAAATCTGAAAATACCTATGACATAGTATATGGAGAAATTATTTTAATGAGCATTTCGGAAAACGATGCAATATGGTATGGAAGAAGCATGCACGAATTAGCCCAATCATTTAAAGAAAGTATAAAAAACTCTATAGTTGAAGCAAAAAATGAGAATAGCTGGTTGAAAATTATTGTTAGAATTGGTTTAGTATTACTTGTTATTGCAATTGCATGGGGACTGATTTGGTTAACTGGTAAGGGATATTCGAGACTGCTGTTGTTTATCAATGCTAAAAAGGATAAATGGCTGAAGGATTTGTCGTACAAGGACTATACTTTTTTAACAGCAGAACAAGAGATGCAGGTTATTCTTTTTCTTATTAAAATATTCCGTTGGTTCGTATATGCAATACTACTTTATTTTACTTTGCCCATTATTTTCAGCATTTTCCCTTTTTCGCGAGATTGGGCAGATGCTTTGTTTCAACTCATTTGGTCGCCATTTAAAGGGGTTTTAATTGCTGTTTGGGAATACCTACCCAACTTGTTCAGTATTCTTGTTATTTATTTCGTAATGAAATATGTGATACGATTTGTAAGGTATATATTTCACGAAATTGAAGCAGAAAAACTAAAAATATCAGGCTTTCATGCTGATTGGGCAATGCCAACCTACAGTATTGTAAAATTCTTGCTCTATGCATTCATGTTTGTTTTAATATTTCCTTATTTGCCTGGTTCCGATTCAAATATTTTCAAGGGAGTCTCTGTTTTTATTGGGGTTCTGTTTTCTTTGGGTTCATCATCAGCCATTGCAAATATGGTTGCCGGATTGGTAATAACTTACATGCGACCTTTCAAAATCGGCGACCGTATAAAAATCGGTGATGTTACAGGTGATGTGGTTGAAAAAACATTATTAGTTACAAGAATAAGAACGATAAAAAATGAAGTTATTACAATACCTAATTCATCAGTACTTAATGGCAATACCACGAACTACAGTAGTGAAGCAATAGAAAAAGGATTAATCATTCACACTACTGTAACTATTGGATACGATGTGCCTTGGAAGGATATGCATCAGGCTTTGATTGATGCCGCATTAAGAACAAACTTGATACTTGATGAACCTAAGCCATTTGTTTTGCAAACAAGCCTTGAAGATTTTTATGTTGCATATCAAATTAACGCATATACAAGGGAAGCAGGGAAACAGGCTTTAATATATTCAAACCTGCATCAAAATATTCAGGATATATGTAATGAAAGAGGTATTGAAATTCTTTCGCCACACTACCGTGCAGCAAGAGATGGAAATATGACAACAATTCCAGCCGACTATTTGCCAAATGACTATAAAGCACCAAGTTTTAATGTAAAAGTGGAAACCTCAAATGATAAATAA